The genome window TCAAAATTGTTTAAATTGGTGCATGGTTGAGCGAATCGACATTTTGATGCTTCTCTCAATCGGTTGGTTTAAGGCCTATTTTGAGGTGATGCATTGTATCCGAATTAAACAATTAATCGAGGTGTTCCGTTGAAAAAAATATTAACTAAATTAATTTTTACTTCTGTTATTATTGCACTGTTTTGCCAAATCGCTGTTGCCAAGGATGTTCGGATGTTTCTGGATTTTGCCCGCTTCCGCTACGATGAACATCACACATATCTCGAAATTTATTACATGCTCTATAATCTGGATCCCAATCAGGTGGGTACCCGCGAAGTCAATCTTGAATTCTATTTGCAAGATATCTCAAAAGATTCGTTATTGGCAAAAAATAACCTGAAAGTTACGATGGAACCACCATCGGCAACAGGAGAAAACGGAATTCAGGGGAGTGTGATAAAAACGGTTTTGCCGGAGGGGCGTTACAGCATCAAAATGGTCCGGATGTCGGATGATAAAATGACGGGTATCGACTCCTTATATCACGAAATTACGGCACCTACTTTCTCGAAAGAAAATAAAATCGTGTTAAGCGATATCGAATTGTGCTCCAATATTAAAACAGGCGCAGTAAATCGTAATGGGTTATTTTATAAAAATACGATGGAAGTTTACCCAAATCCGATGCGAATGTATAATGAAGAAACGCCACGCCTATTTTACTATCTCGAAATGTATAATTTGAAAAGTGAAGTTCCCGGCGCAAAAGTAGATGTCGAAATTGCCATTGCCGATACCGATGGCAAAATTATTACCAACAAACGCTACAGTAAAAATCAGACTCAGGAATCGGCCGTTGAAGTTGGCAGTTTTGATGTTTCTGATTACAAAAACGGATTATATACCCTTATTTACGCTGTCGTTGATAAAACATCGAATTATTCGGTTTACACCCGGGCAAATTTTTACATTATGAAACCCGGACAAACCGATCAGGAATTTCTGACCTTATTTCCGCAAAGCGAGTTTGCAACTGCATCGGAAGCCGAACTGGACGAAATGTTTGATCAGGCAGGGTATATTGCCAATAAAGAAGAAGTGCAAATTTATCAAAGCCTAGATACCGTTGAGTCCAAACGTATGTTCCTCTTCCGCTTTTGGGCGGACCGTGAGCAGGAAAGCCCCGGTTTACGGCACGAATATTACGCGCGTGTCGCATACGCAAATGATTTGTATGCATTTTCCACACTCGATGGCTGGGAATCGGATCGCGGCAGAATTTATGTTAAATATGGCGAGCCGAATCAGATCGACCGTCAACCCAATAGCAGGGAATATCGCCCCTACATCGTCTGGTTTTATCACAATCTGGATGGCGGTGCCAGATTCCTGTTTATTGACGAATCTGGTTTCGGCGATTACCGGCTGGTTAGTTCCACCCTTCGCGGTGAAATTTACGATGCCAGCTATGACGAATTACTGTTAAACTCTCAGCCGTAATTTATGTAACCTGTTGATTATTTTGTAAATCTGCGATACATTGAAAGTCCACCCAAAGCAGGCGCTTTCCGGTGGACTTTTTTTTGATCACTGAAACGGTAACGAAAAAGGGTAATCGTTTATGACAGTACAGCAGCAATTTGTTCGGTTTTTGGTAATTATCATTTCTGGTATAATAATCGTAAGTTGCGGTAGTTTCGATTCATCCAAAGAAACAATGTTCCGTAGCGATTTGCAAAATACGGGTGTCATTAAAAACCAATCCCCGATCAATAAACGCCCAAAGCTGAAATGGGAATTTAAAACGACCGACTGGATTTTTGCATCGCCGGTTATCGCAAATAATAAAATTTTGGTGCCGGTCACCAACGGTCAGTTTTTTGCGCTGGACATGAACAGCGAGAAATTATGGGAATATCGTGCGAATGGAACGTTGTATTCCACACCGGCAGTCGTTGACAATATGGTTTACATCGGAACGATGGAAGGTCGTATGATTTGTATTGA of Calditrichia bacterium contains these proteins:
- a CDS encoding GWxTD domain-containing protein; its protein translation is MFLDFARFRYDEHHTYLEIYYMLYNLDPNQVGTREVNLEFYLQDISKDSLLAKNNLKVTMEPPSATGENGIQGSVIKTVLPEGRYSIKMVRMSDDKMTGIDSLYHEITAPTFSKENKIVLSDIELCSNIKTGAVNRNGLFYKNTMEVYPNPMRMYNEETPRLFYYLEMYNLKSEVPGAKVDVEIAIADTDGKIITNKRYSKNQTQESAVEVGSFDVSDYKNGLYTLIYAVVDKTSNYSVYTRANFYIMKPGQTDQEFLTLFPQSEFATASEAELDEMFDQAGYIANKEEVQIYQSLDTVESKRMFLFRFWADREQESPGLRHEYYARVAYANDLYAFSTLDGWESDRGRIYVKYGEPNQIDRQPNSREYRPYIVWFYHNLDGGARFLFIDESGFGDYRLVSSTLRGEIYDASYDELLLNSQP